In Bacillus sp. NP247, one DNA window encodes the following:
- a CDS encoding cysteine hydrolase family protein, with protein sequence MKQALLIIDAQQELIDGNEQENEVFRKTELLATLNTAVQKAIDSNALIIFVRDTDVASGSGVGFEVHNQIKVPQSAILINKAATNSFYGTSLLELLKEEKINHIVIGGCKTEHCIDTAVRTATVQGFDVTLIKNGHSTTDSDVLSAEQIIGHHNKTLHGHYNVDHFSIVRDIEEDLFQPTHDQYRD encoded by the coding sequence ATGAAACAAGCACTATTAATTATCGATGCTCAGCAAGAATTAATTGATGGAAATGAACAAGAAAATGAAGTTTTTCGTAAAACTGAGCTATTAGCTACACTAAATACAGCTGTACAGAAAGCAATAGATTCAAACGCCCTTATTATTTTCGTAAGAGATACCGATGTTGCCTCTGGTAGCGGCGTGGGCTTTGAAGTACATAATCAAATTAAAGTACCTCAGTCTGCAATCCTTATTAATAAAGCAGCAACAAATTCATTCTATGGCACTTCTTTACTTGAACTTTTAAAAGAAGAAAAAATTAATCATATTGTTATAGGTGGATGTAAAACAGAACATTGCATTGACACCGCAGTTAGAACAGCTACTGTACAAGGATTTGACGTTACATTAATTAAAAATGGTCATTCCACAACTGATTCTGACGTATTGTCTGCAGAGCAAATTATTGGTCATCATAATAAAACTCTACACGGTCATTATAATGTTGATCATTTTTCTATAGTGAGAGATATCGAGGAAGATCTCTTTCAGCCAACTCACGACCAATATCGTGATTAA
- a CDS encoding DUF6123 family protein → MQTVEDYLSFLHTKGFKLSEEAQGFIMFGQGYTGASDGIVNAAIEATIKHQFQFDGSYFVALLERLKEEEITDKKSAKAFMRKLQA, encoded by the coding sequence ATGCAAACAGTAGAAGATTATCTTTCATTCTTACATACGAAAGGATTTAAATTATCAGAGGAAGCACAAGGGTTTATTATGTTCGGACAAGGATACACCGGTGCGTCTGATGGAATTGTGAATGCAGCAATAGAAGCGACGATTAAGCATCAATTCCAGTTTGATGGTAGTTATTTTGTTGCATTATTAGAACGATTGAAAGAAGAAGAAATTACAGATAAAAAAAGCGCTAAGGCTTTTATGCGGAAGTTACAAGCGTAA
- a CDS encoding DMT family transporter — protein sequence MKKDWIAPLALLFVSFIWGATFVVVQNAMSFVGPFTFNGIRFLFAGIILLFVQMIFSKKSSKQDIKQSSLAGLIVGFFLCIGYVLQTFGLLYTTSSKAGFLTGLSIVMVPILSFIFLKQKATIFIVLGIAVATAGLYLLTAGDSFQLNIGDILVLGCAVAFAAHILVNGFFSKKISPLLLSTSQVLAVGMFSSICAFLFEDWEKLFSVALWTNSSFLFALFLTSLFATSIAFFIQTSAQKHTSPTRVAIIFAMEPVFAALTGVLVANEQLSISAIIGCLCIFLGMVFVELPSKTKKEARAA from the coding sequence GTGAAAAAAGATTGGATTGCTCCTCTTGCTTTATTATTTGTCTCTTTTATTTGGGGAGCTACGTTTGTTGTCGTTCAAAATGCTATGTCTTTCGTTGGTCCATTTACTTTTAATGGTATTCGCTTTTTATTCGCTGGAATTATTTTATTATTCGTTCAAATGATTTTCTCAAAAAAATCTTCAAAACAAGATATAAAACAGAGTAGTCTCGCTGGATTAATCGTTGGATTCTTTTTATGTATTGGCTATGTATTACAAACATTCGGCTTACTTTATACAACTTCTTCAAAAGCTGGTTTCTTAACAGGGCTTAGTATCGTTATGGTACCAATTTTATCTTTTATCTTTTTAAAACAAAAAGCTACCATTTTTATCGTACTTGGCATTGCTGTAGCAACAGCAGGTTTATACTTATTAACGGCTGGTGATTCTTTTCAATTAAACATTGGAGATATACTCGTTCTCGGTTGTGCAGTTGCTTTCGCTGCCCATATTCTTGTTAACGGCTTCTTTTCTAAGAAAATATCACCTTTATTACTAAGCACGTCGCAAGTATTAGCTGTCGGTATGTTTTCTTCTATTTGCGCCTTTTTGTTTGAAGATTGGGAAAAATTATTTTCAGTAGCACTATGGACGAATTCTTCCTTTTTATTTGCTCTATTTCTAACTTCCCTATTCGCGACATCCATTGCTTTTTTCATTCAAACATCGGCACAAAAACATACGTCTCCAACGAGAGTAGCAATTATTTTCGCAATGGAGCCCGTTTTTGCTGCCTTAACAGGTGTTCTCGTTGCAAATGAACAGCTTTCTATTTCTGCCATTATCGGATGTCTATGTATTTTCCTAGGTATGGTTTTTGTTGAACTACCTTCCAAAACAAAAAAAGAAGCGCGGGCTGCGTGA
- a CDS encoding reverse transcriptase-like protein — MIEVYIDGASKGNPGPSGAGVFIKGVQPAVQLSLPLGTMSNHEAEYHALLAALKYCMEHNYNIVSFRTDSQLVERAVEKEYAKNKMFAPLLEEALQYIKSFDLFFIKWIPSSQNKVADELARKAILQN; from the coding sequence TTGATTGAAGTATATATTGATGGTGCATCAAAAGGAAATCCTGGTCCTTCTGGTGCAGGAGTGTTTATTAAAGGGGTTCAACCAGCTGTACAATTATCACTGCCCCTTGGGACAATGTCCAATCATGAAGCAGAATACCACGCTTTACTTGCAGCATTAAAATATTGCATGGAGCATAATTATAACATTGTCTCTTTTCGTACAGATTCGCAACTTGTCGAGCGGGCTGTTGAAAAAGAATACGCAAAAAATAAAATGTTTGCACCGCTTCTAGAAGAAGCACTGCAGTATATAAAAAGTTTCGATCTCTTTTTTATTAAGTGGATTCCAAGTAGTCAAAATAAAGTCGCTGATGAATTAGCTAGAAAAGCTATCTTACAAAATTAA
- a CDS encoding aldose 1-epimerase family protein, translating into MTATIQNEKVIVSISDKGAELQSVRLKADNTEYLWQGDSTYWGRRAPILFPIVGRLVDNTYYVDGKPYSLTQHGFARDLTFSVKEQSETNITYIVTGNEETLKKYPYEFELLVSYEVDEQNIHVTYEVNNPTSKEMFFSIGAHPGFNFPLLEGESFTDYHLSFNGSERLETNVLEGPYLSSKKQLIAENTNELPLTYDLFKNDALIFENMNTNEISIRSHKHNKFVKVEFDGFPFVGVWTPGENAPFLCIEPWYGIADEINPAKDFKEKKGIQSLQANETFTCRYSITIG; encoded by the coding sequence ATGACAGCAACAATTCAAAATGAAAAAGTGATCGTTTCCATTTCTGACAAAGGTGCAGAATTACAAAGCGTTCGCTTAAAAGCAGATAACACTGAATACTTATGGCAAGGCGATTCTACTTATTGGGGACGCCGCGCACCAATTTTATTCCCAATTGTCGGCCGATTAGTAGATAATACATACTACGTAGATGGTAAACCATATTCTTTAACACAACACGGCTTTGCTCGTGATCTTACATTCTCTGTAAAAGAACAAAGTGAAACGAATATCACTTATATTGTTACTGGTAATGAAGAAACATTAAAAAAATACCCATACGAATTTGAATTACTCGTTTCTTATGAAGTAGACGAACAAAATATACATGTTACATATGAAGTAAATAATCCTACTTCAAAAGAGATGTTCTTCTCAATCGGAGCACACCCTGGTTTCAACTTCCCCTTATTAGAGGGCGAATCATTTACAGATTATCATTTATCATTTAATGGTTCTGAACGCTTAGAAACAAACGTATTAGAAGGACCTTACCTTTCAAGTAAAAAGCAATTAATCGCTGAAAATACGAATGAATTACCACTTACATACGATTTATTCAAAAATGATGCGCTTATTTTTGAAAATATGAATACGAATGAAATCTCTATTCGTTCTCATAAACATAATAAATTTGTAAAAGTAGAATTTGACGGCTTCCCATTTGTCGGTGTATGGACACCAGGCGAGAACGCACCTTTCTTATGTATTGAACCTTGGTACGGGATTGCTGATGAAATAAATCCAGCAAAAGATTTTAAGGAAAAAAAAGGAATTCAATCGTTACAAGCGAATGAAACATTTACATGTCGTTATAGCATTACAATTGGATAA
- a CDS encoding QueT transporter family protein, with translation MNIRTLVGNGILAALYIAVSMLIQPFGFTSVQFRISEMFNHLVVFNKKAIYGIVLGVFLTNLFFSPMIAYDLVFGVGQSILALLATIISMRFIKGVWARMIFNTVIFTITMFMIAIELHLAFDLPFLLTWLTCAVGEFVVMAIGMPVMYWINKRVQFERFM, from the coding sequence ATGAATATAAGAACATTAGTCGGTAATGGTATTTTAGCGGCATTATATATTGCTGTTTCTATGCTTATTCAGCCATTTGGCTTTACGAGTGTACAGTTTCGTATTTCAGAGATGTTTAATCATCTCGTTGTATTCAATAAGAAAGCAATTTACGGGATTGTATTAGGTGTATTTTTAACGAATCTCTTTTTCTCACCTATGATCGCTTATGATTTAGTATTTGGAGTAGGGCAATCAATTCTTGCACTACTTGCAACTATTATTTCTATGCGCTTCATTAAAGGTGTTTGGGCTCGTATGATTTTTAATACAGTTATTTTTACAATTACAATGTTTATGATAGCAATTGAACTTCATCTTGCATTTGATCTGCCATTTTTATTGACATGGCTAACTTGTGCAGTTGGTGAATTTGTTGTAATGGCAATTGGTATGCCTGTAATGTACTGGATTAATAAGCGAGTGCAATTTGAAAGATTTATGTAA